The proteins below are encoded in one region of Oncorhynchus keta strain PuntledgeMale-10-30-2019 unplaced genomic scaffold, Oket_V2 Un_contig_8101_pilon_pilon, whole genome shotgun sequence:
- the LOC118373998 gene encoding gastrula zinc finger protein XlCGF49.1-like, whose translation MENGVYRCSNATVGSPGSLRCSSTYLNRHLLTHQEERLHVCSCGKNFAYKAALTAHQRTHLKERPHQCKQCGKGFLYKGGLVSHMKIHSRRNAFMCSFCGKSFKRERNMKKHERCHTRENVFSCSQCDKTFVYKATLTRHELTHSGERPFLCSDCGKGFFSHAELLKHERFHTGHKPFQCSHCGKQFTQSCYLTIHLRYHTGVRPYSCTHCDKSFLSANRLKRHLRTHTGEKPYLCSECGKGFKQSYHLKMHQQTHATKIY comes from the exons ATGGAGAACGGTGTGTATCGGTGTTCGAATGCGACCGTCGGTTCTCCTGGAAGTCTGCGCTG CAGTAGTACGTACCTTAACAGGCACCTGCTCACACACCAAGAGGAGAGGTTGCATGTCTGCAGCTGTGGCAAGAACTTTGCCTACAAGGCTGCTCTGACCGCACACCAGCGCACCCACCTGAAAGAGAGGCCACACCAGTGCAAGCAGTGTGGAAAGGGTTTCCTCTACAAGGGAGGGCTGGTAAGTCACATGAAGATCCACTCCCGAAGAAATGCCTTCATGTGCTCATTCTGTGGGAAGAGCTTCAAGAGGGAGAGGAACATGAAGAAACACGAACGCTGCCACACCAGGGAGAACGTGTTCAGCTGCTCGCAGTGCGACAAGACCTTTGTGTACAAGGCCACACTGACCAGGCACGAGCTAACCCACTCGGGGGAGAGACCGTTCCTGTGCTCCGATTGTGGCAAAGGGTTTTTCTCCCATGCGGAGCTTCTAAAGCATGAGCGCTTCCACACGGGCCACAAGCCGTTCCAGTGCTCCCACTGCGGGAAGCAGTTCACCCAGTCCTGCTACCTGACCATTCACCTGCGCTACCACACAGGGGTACGGCCTTACTCCTGCACCCATTGTGACAAGAGCTTTCTCAGCGCCAACCGTCTAAAGAGACACCTGAGAacccacacaggagagaaaccctaCCTGTGTTCAGAGTGTGGCAAAGGATTCAAACAGTCATATCACCTGAAGATGCACCAGCAGACTCATGCCACCAAGATTTACTGA